The segment TGATCTTTTGTTTGCCTAACTTTTTCGCCAGTAAAATCTGACCAATAGTATTATTGATTTTATGAGCACCCGTATGACATAAATCCTCACGCTTCAGATAAATCTTCGCCTGGTAAAATTCCGACAATCGATGGGCATAATAAAGCGGTGTTGGTCGGCCAACATAATTGCGCAACAGGTGATTGAACTGAGCTTGAAAATCAGCTTTCCCAATAATGTCAAGGTATCGGGAATGAAGTTCTTCAATGTTAGGATAAAGCATCTCCGGAATATAGGCCCCGCCAAAGTTTCCGTAGTAGCCGCGTTCGTCAATGGTGTAGCTCATATAGTTGTTGGTTGTTGGTTGTTAGTTGTTTGCAAATGTGTTATAAACTCCCTGACTTTATCTTTATCCTTCAGGCCAGGATGGATCTCAACCCTACTATTTATATCAAGTCCGTACAAGCTCTTGAAGTTTAATCCTGAAAGGCGAGAAATGTTTTCCATGTCTAGGCCGCCACTTAAAAAAAATGGAATGTCATAATTATACCCCGTTAATATCTTCCAATCGAATGCTACCCCGTTGCCACCGGGTTGCAGTCCTTTCGTGTCAAACAAAAAGTAATCTACAACGTCCGCAAATGGTTTAAGTAAATTGAAATCGAACTCAGTACCTATCGAAACTACTTTAATAATCTTTACCTGTTTGCGCAATGATTCACATAAAACTGGTGATTCATTACCATGAAGTTGCACATGCGACAACCCGTAGCGCTTAATCTTGCTAATGATGTATTCTTCCGGTTGATCAACAAAAACCCCAACTTTATTGATTTGTATCGGAAAGTTTGAAGGCAAGACAAAATCTTCACCCACAAAACGTGGGGATGGTTCATAAAATATAAAGCCCATGTAGTCGGGTAGAAGCGATGCTATTTGCTGAATATTTTCAGCATACTTCATTCCGCATACCTTGAGTTTCAGTTTCATGAATGCACCTTAATACTTTCTATAAACAAACGGCAAGCCTCCTCAGGAGAGGAATGCTTCATAAAATTTTGTCCCATCAAAAAACCCTGAAAGCCGGCCTTCTTCAACATAAGCAGGGCTTCTGGTGAATCGATACCGCTTTCAGATATTTTAACAACCGAAGACGGGATAAGCGGCAGCAAACGCAACGAAGTATCCAATGAAACCTCAAAGGTCTTCAGGTTACGATTGTTCACACCAATGATATCAGCTCCACTTTCCAAATTATTTTCCAATTCGTTCGCATCATGCACCTCCAATAATACTTCTAAACCAAATGAATGGGCAAAGCTTGTCAGGTGTTTAATATCATTAGGTTTCAAAGCCGCAGCAATCAAAAGAATAACATCTGCCCCCATAGCTTTTGCTTCCACAACCTGGTATTCATCCACCATAAAATCCTTTCGGAGGACCGGACAATCATTTAATTCACGTGCCCGCAACAAATCTTCCTGTGTTCCACCAAAATATTTGTAGTCTGTTAATATGGATAGTGCCGTTGCACCAGCGCTTACATACCCGGTGGAAATCTTTACAACATCAACATCCGGATGGATAACGCCTTGAGAGGGCGACTTTCTTTTAATTTCTGCTATTATGCCTCGAGTATCTTTGCCTAATAGACTCTCCTTTAATGAAACACAAGTCTGCAAAAAGTATACCGACTTTTCCAAAACTGAAACAGGATATTGTTCTTTAGCCTGCTCAACTTCTTTGTATTTATCTGCCAGTATCTTATCTAAAATATTCATGACTTCATTTGTTCAATAGTCTTTTAAATACCCCATAAGCCTTTCCTGACAGCAACGATTCACGCGCCAACGCCACAGCCGGTAAAAAACCTTTCGATTGATTGACACAATACAACGCCATGGCCGCGTTGGCAATAACGGCAGCATTTTGTTGCTCCGTTCCATTGCCCTCCAGTATCTTCAGGAAGATCGATGCTGATTCCTCCACTGTCTCCCCTCCCCGTATGTCCGCATAGGAAAGTTGAGGCAATCCAAGATCATCCGGTGAAGCAACCCGCTCACCAGCATTAGAGAAAAACTTAAATGGTCCGGTAAGCGAAACTTCATCATATCCGTCCAACGCATGAAGGATGATGAAATCCTTATCGGAACCCTGATAAAGGTAGCCATATTGACGCGCCAACTCCAGGCTAAACACACCTACCAACTGGCGTTTAGGAAAAGCAGGGTTAACCATCGGACCAAGCATATTAAAAAAAGTTTTTACACCAAGCTCTTTGCGGATGGGCGCCACGTTTTTCATGGCCGGATGAAACAATGGTGCATGCATAAAACAGATGTTGGCCCGATCCAGACTTCGTTTCAACTCGTCTATATTATTGGTAAACGAATACCCGAAATACTCCAGCACATTGGATGAACCACACGCAGAGGATACACCGTAATTTCCGTGCTTGGCTACGGGCTGACCTGCTGCAGCCACGACAAACGCGGAAAGTGTTGACATATTGAACGTATTTTTCCCATCACCACCGGTACCACATACGTCCATCACTGGGGCATCTACCTTCACCGGAATACACAACTCCAACATGGCATCCCGAAAACCCTCCAACTCCTGAACGGTTATGTTCCGCATCATATATACCGTCATGAATGATGACATTTGGCTCGGATTATACTTGCCGGAGGCCAACTCCATCAACACCTGCCGCGCTTCTTCCTTACTTAAAGATTGATGATCGATCAACTCACTTAAAACATGCTTCATACTCTCTACTTATCTAAACATAATATACTAATGCCCATTGACTAATGACTAATGACCAATGACTAACCCCTCAACCAATTCTCAATCATCTTCGGTCCTTCAGGAGTCATAATCGATTCCGGATGAAATTGCAGTCCTTTAACATCATACCTTACATGACGAAGCCCCATTACCATACCCTCATTATTGGTAGCTGTAACTTTCAGATCAGTCGACACAGATTCAGGTTTTACCGCCCAACTGTGGTAGTGACAAACCTGGAACGATTTCGGGAGTTCTTTAAATAAGATTTCATGTTCATCAACCACCAAAGCCGTTGAGGTTACACCGTGCAACACAGTAGGAATATTGTATAGCGTTGCCCCAAACACCTCGGCAATTCCCTGATGGCCTAAACAAATTCCAAGAATACTTTTCGTAGATGCATATTCAAGAATAACCGATTTCATTATTCCGGCTTCATTAGGAATACCCGGACCGGGTGAAAGTAAAATTTTATCGTACTGCTTAACTTCTTCCACGGCAATTTTATCATTACGAAACACATCATAATCGTACTTCAATGCCCTGATAATGTGCACCAGGTTGTAGGTAAACGAATCGTAATTATCGAGAATAAGAACTTTCATAGACTATAATGTTTCGGCCATCACTACAGCTTTGCGCAGCGCGGCCAGTTTGTTGTTTACTTCCTGCAATTCACTTTTCGGATCAGACTTAGAAACAATACCTGCCCCTGCCTGATAGGTCAATTGATTATCCTTGCTTAAAAAAGTTCGGATCATAATAGCATGATTAAAGTCACCATTAAAACCAAGGAAGCCAATGGCACCGCCATAAAAGCCACGATTCACATTTTCATATTTATCAATTAAAGTTATAGCCTTATGTTTGGGCGCACCTGACAATGTTCCGGCAGGAAAAGTTGCAGCAGCCATTTTTACTGTTTCAGATTGGTTGTCAAGCTTTCCTTTTACTTCTGAAACCAGGTGAATAACGTGCGAATAATATTGTATCTCTTTAAATACAGCAACCTTTACATCATGCGCATGGCGACTCATGTCATTACGGGCCAGATCCACCAGCATAATATGTTCAGCATTTTCCTTTTCATCCTTCGCTAATTCACTGGCCAGTTCAGCGTCTTTCTGATCATCACCGGTTCTGCGAAAAGTACCGGCTATCGGGAAAATACTGGCCTCATGCTTACTCACCTTAAGCTGGGCTTCAGGTGAAGACCCAAACAACTTGAAATTTCCATAATCGAAATAGAAAAGGTAAGGCGATGGATTGATCGAGCGTAATGAACGATACACATTAAACTCATCACCCTTGAAAGTGGATGTAAACCTGCGCGACAACACCAATTGGAAAACATCCCCCCGGTTACAATGTTCAATTCCCTTTTTAACAGAATCCATAAAAGCCTCGTCATCAAGGTTCGATGTTTCACCATTAACAAGCTTAAACCGATACGTTGAAAAACGATTGCTGAAGATCAGCTTTTCAACACGATCAAGCGTTGAAGCCTGATCAGTATCCCGTAAGGTATGCTCAACCAAGGTAAGTTCGTTGGAAAAATGATCGACTACAATTACATACCGGTAAAGATTATAGATAATATCCGGCACCAAAGCTTCCTTCCTGGAAATTTCAACATTCTCAAAAAAGCGAACAGCATCATACGCCATGTAGCCGAATAAACCCATCCCAGGCACAGTCATCCCGTCCGACTGATCGATATGAAACGAGGAACGAAAATCTTCCAGCGCAATAATTACCTGATATGGATTTGTAATTTTATCAACGTGAAGTTTACCATTGGGAAATTGAACCTTTATCCGATCACCTTCTACTACAAAGCCCGAAACCGGATCACAGCAAATCAGCGACAAGCTGTTTTCATGACCGTGATAGTCAGAACTTTCCAATAGTATGCTCCCGGCAAAAACATCGCGCAACTTCAGATAAATGTTTACCGGTGTCAGCGTATCTGCCAATAGCTTTTTTGAATAAATCTTAAGTTGATGTTTCATGGTTAATCTAAATCACTATAAAAAGAAAAGGCCCGCTCCGATGAATCGGGGCGGGCCTCTTGTTAATTATTTATTCACTAACACTAAAGCATAATCCTGCACCGATTCGAGTTGAACCTGTGCCACCACCATGCTGTTGTGTTAAACTTTATCATATCCTAATCAGCCTTTTTACGGGCGGTTTTCTTTGGTTTTGAAGCTTTTGATTCATCCTTTGCTTTTCCGACTTTCTTGGATGCCGCACGCTTCAAACGTGTTTTAATGGTTTTTTTGTTCCTGGAAACTCCATATGAGCCTTTCCAGCGTTTTCCCTTTTTCGATTTCTTATCGCCTTTTCCCATAGGTAAAATTTGTGAGGCAATTATAACAAAGGCCTTTTGATTTACAAAATTCAACTGGAACAAATCCTTTTGATCCCATAATATCATAACTTAACGTTGTTAAAATTGTTAGAAAGAAAAACGCTTACTATGGCTAAAGCTTCACTCCCACTAATCGATGCTATCCGCAAATCGGCAAAAGCTCTGGAACAAAGCAACGAATACCAATGGGGACATATGGGATCCTGCAACTGTGGTTTTCTTGCCCAACAGGTAACCAAACTTAAAAAGGATGAAATACATAGAAGGGCCATGGAACGCTATGGCGACTGGACGGAACAACTCAATGACTACTGCCCCACCAGCGGACTACCCCTGGATGAAGTTATTTCCGATATGATAGCGTTCGGCTTTGATGCCCAAGACCTTAAGCACCTGGAAACATTATCGGATCCCATCATATTACGTTCACTACCGCCCGAACAGCGCAACCTAAAGTATAACCTGAAAAAGGATGTTGTTGCCTACATGATGACGTGGGCTAACCTGTTGGAACAGGAACTTCTGAATAGAATAAAGTTACCGCAACTTCAGGAAACCCTTAAAGTGGAAGCTTAAAAAGGATGCAATCCTTGGGCTGGTTACCCTGGTTTATAAACCTGAACCATTTGGGCAACCGGGCTTCTTCAATTAACCCACACTTGTTCAGTACACGGACCGATGCCGTATTTTCGGCATCCACAAAAGTTCCAACCCGAAAGACTTCGGGCATAGCCCGTAATACAGAGAGTACTTTCAAGCTTGCCTCGGTTGCATATCCTTTACCCCATTGGGTCGGGCTTAAAATATAGCCAAACTGGATTTTGCCGTTTTCATTAATAACACCAAAACTCCCGATCAACCGGAATGAATCCTTTAATCGTATGGAGAAAGAGTAATCTGTTCCCGCTGTCCATGCTGCCAACGCATACCTTAAATAAGCCCGGGTTTCCGTTATGGACTGATGTGTAGGCCACGACACAAATTTTGTTGCCTCCCCTTTACTGGCATAGGTATAAAAAATTTCTTCAGCATCTTCGTACCTTAGGCGCTGCAGGGTAAGGCGCCTGGTTTCCAGCACTTCTGGCATCGCTAATCGTTGCATTACCCAAACTTAGGTAATACCATGGCAAAGGGACAAAACGTAGTCCATCAATATTTTAAAAAGCAGCTTGCTGACGGCCTAAGAATTTTGGTGAAGGTTAACCCGATAGAATTTACCGGAACAGAAATAACCCTGGGATTATCAGGTGATATGCAAGTTCGTAACCTGACTTTCGATGAGCAAATCTTTGACGATCTGAAGGCCGATGGGTTTGAAAATTGCAATCCCCTGGAATTCAATCTATACCTGTCAGGATTAGCTTGAAGTCAATTATCATCTTTAATCCTTGAATCTTGAATCCCGAATCCAGTATATTTGCCCCCGGCAAGCCGGCACGACCAGCTCCTGCTGAACTCCCCCAGGACCGGAAGGTAGCAAGGGTAGGCGGTTGTAGCGGTGCGATGTTGGTTTGCCATTTTTATTTTTTACCTACCCCCATTTCCGTAATTTTACCCTTAAACCACATTTGATCTATGAAGTTTTTTATTGACACGGCCAACCTGAATGAAATTAAAGAAGCACATGGCCTTGGTGTTCTGGATGGCGTTACCACCAATCCTTCCCTCATGGCTAAAGAAGGTGTGAAAGGTCACGAAAATATCAAAGCCCATTATAAAGCTATTTGCGAAATAGTGGACAACAACGTGAGTGCTGAGGTAATTGCCACCGACTATGAGAATATTATTAAAGAAGGAAAAGAATTGGCCAAGATTGATGATAAAATTGTTGTTAAGGTGCCCATGATCAAAGACGGTGTAAGGGCTATCAAGTATTTTTATAACGAAGGCATCCGAACCAACTGCACCCTTGTATTTTCTGCCGGGCAGGCCCTGTTGGCCGCCAAGGCTGGGGCAAGCTATGTATCCCCATTTATCGGCCGGTTAGATGACATCTCACAAGATGGCCTTGAATTGATAGCCCAGATCAGGCATATCTACGATAATTATGGTTACGAAACCGAAGTGTTAGCGGCTTCCATCCGGCATACCATGCACCTTATCAAGTGCGCTGAAATTGGTGCCGATGTGGCAACCTGTCCGCTTAACGTTATTACCGGTTTACTTAACCATCCGCTAACCGATAGTGGTTTAGCCAAATTTTTAGCCGATCATAAAAAGGTAAATGGTTAATGGTTGGTTTTACCCTGATGTGATGTTCTCCACCGATCCAGTAGTACGCGTAAAAGAAGCCAGCATTTTTCAGGAGCACAATACTGTGTTGGGCAACATCAATTTCGAAATCGAAAAAGGTGAGTTTGTATTTGTGGTGGGACGCACCGGGTCTGGTAAATCATCCCTGCTTAAAACATTTTATGCCGACCTTCCGCTGCGATTAGGCGATATTGAGATTGCAGGTTACAATATCCGTGGAATAAAGGCCGCTGAGATTCCGCTGTTACGCAGAAAACTGGGCATCATCTTCCAGGACTTTCAATTATTCCCTGATCGCACAGTAGCCGAAAACCTAACCTTTGTAATGCGGGCCACCGGCTGGCGCGACTCCAGCAAAATCAAAACACGGTTGCAGGAAGTATTGATAAAAGTAGGGCTTGGTTCGGTGGAAAAAAAAATGCCGCACCAACTTTCAGGGGGCGAGCAACAACGGGTAGTGATTGCCCGGGCACTAATAAACGAACCCGCCATACTCATTGCCGATGAGCCTACCGGAAACCTTGACCCTGAGGTATCTTATGGGATATTAAAAGTATTTCAGGAAATCAATAAAAGCGGAACGGCCATATTGATGGCTACCCATGATTACGGGTTAATAAAAAAAGCTCCTTGCCGGATACTGAAATGCGAAGATGGAAAGGTTATTGACTCCGCTAAGGAGCCATTTGAATTGACCATGGAGTACTGATTAAATGGAAACGTTGCGTTTCTCTACTTGCTCATCCTCCCCACCGGTTTCCTGATCGATCTTGTGCAGTTGTTGGTTCAGTAAGTCAATGCGAACCAATAAGTTTAACACCAATGCTTCCTTAACTTTTTTACTTGGCCTTACCCGCATTTCATCCTTAAGCACCTCGTACATGGCTTCCAGTTGTTTAAAGTCTTCCGTGAATCCGTTAAGCCCGGCTTCTGTACCGCGGGAAGCCTCGATCATTTCAACTTTATCGGAAATTTCACGAACATAAAATGACTCCACATCTTTAAACTCCCGCATCACTAAACGGTTGTCGCGCGATTCACCGTACCTGGAATATAAAAGAAATGCAGAAAGCCCCATAAATAAAACCGCAGCCGCACGCCAGAATATCAACGCACCAGTTGACGCCTGTTTACCAAACAACCGGCTTTCAATAGTATTCCATACCTTTGCCGATGGTTCGCGGTCATCAAATGCTTCACGGTTGGCGCGAATAAAATCTTCAAGGTTTTCTTTCATAACTTTTACATTAATAGCTCCCTCAACTTCTTTTTAGAACGGTTCAGTTGCGATTTGGAGGTTGATTCAGATATCCCCATAATTTCAGCTATCTCCTGGTGGTCGTAACCTTCCAGTAAATATAGCGACAACACTGCGCGGTAGCCATCGGGCAGCGACTCAATGGCTTGTTTCACACGACCAAGCGTCAATTCAGGACGATAAATTTCATTTGCTTGCTCATCCTCAACATCAAAATCATCGTCTTCCGGCATCAGCTCCAACTTCCTTCGCTTTACTTCATTTATTGCCTTATTAACCACAATACGTTTCAACCATGAGCCAAAAGTGGCATCACCACGGTATAGCTTCAGGTTACGGAATGCACTGATAAATGCCTCTTGCAGCACATCCTCAGCAGCAGCCTCTGCCCCAACAATCCGATAGGCCACGTTGTACATTGCTCTTGAATACAATTTATATAGCCTGTAATGCGCTTGCTGGTCGCCCATCTGGCAACGCTCAATAAGATCGTGATGAATATTCAGGACGTCCTGGCTCAACGTAATGGGTTTCCCATGAAAATAGACAATTCAGCTACCGGAAGGTTGCACGGAGGTTAATTTTCCACTAAGCCCTTTTCCAGGGCTATTTTGCGCATTAATGCCAATGCTTCCTCACGTTTATTGGGTATTTCCCCCTCAAGGATAGCCTCTTTGATCCGGTCTTTAATTTCGCCAACCACCGGTCCCGGAGCAAGGTTAAAAAACCTGATAATTTCATCACCGGTAACGGGTGGCTGGAAATTACGGAGGTGATCCTTTTCTTCCACCTCCTTCATTTTCTGTTCTACCAAATCGAAGTTCTTTAAAAACTTATCTACTTTCACCATGTTTTTCGAGGTGACGTCAGCCCGGCAAAGTTTCATCAGGTCATCAATATCGTCACCGGCATCAAACAGCAATCTACGAATAGCCGAATCGGTAACTTCTTTTGCCAATGGGATAGGCCGCAAGTGTAACCGCACCAACTTCTGCACTTTCAGCATTTTTTCGTTCATGGGCAATTTTAACCTACGGAATAACCCGGGCACCATACGTGCACCCTTATCCTCATGACCATGAAATGTCCAGCCATGTTCTTTGTCATACCGTTTGGTTTGGGGTTTAGCAATGTCGTGAAGGATAGCCGCCCAACGCAGCCACAAATCATCCGAAACTTTAGCCACATTATCCAATACCTGAAGCGTATGAAAGAAATTATCCTTGTGGGCCCGGTTGCCCACATACTCCACACCGTGCAGTAAAATCAGCTCCGGGAAAAATATTTTCAACAAACCGCTGTGGAACAACATTTTAAATCCATACGAGGGCACCGGGCTAAGGATTATCTTGTTCAATTCATCGGTAATCCGCTCCTGCGAAACGATCTTCAGGCGTTCAGCCTGGCTGATCATGGCCTCAAAAGTGTATGGTTCAATGTCGTAGTTCAACTGCGAAGCAAACCTGGCCGCACGCATCATCCGCAATGGGTCATCAGAAAAAGTAATTACCGGGTCAACCGGTGTACGGATGATTTTCTTTTTCATATCGGCAACACCCTCAAAAGGATCGATCAGGTTACCGAAGGTTTTGGCATTCAAACTTATCGCCAGGGCATTAATGGTAAAGTCCCTGCGAAACTGATCATCCTCAAGGGTTCCATCCTCAACAATGGGTTTTCGTGAATTGCCCCTGTATGACTCCTTACGCGCACCCACAAACTCAAGGTTAAAATCCTGGTAAGGAATGTGAGCCGTGCCAAAGTTTTTATAAACATGAACCCCAACATCAGGACCGAGCGATTTTGCAACAGCCTGGGCCAGTTCAATACCACTGCCAACACAAACAAAATCAACATCGTTGGTTGGCCTGTTCAAAATCAAATCACGCACAAACCCCCCAACCACATAAGTTTCAAGCTCAAGGCTATCAGCCGTTTCACCTACTTGCTTAAAGATGGGATGTGTTAACGAGGAAGCGTAATTCATGTAAACTTGAAAACTCAAATTTACAGATAAAATCAGCAGTAACCGACTTCATACAGAGCAGCACTACGAACAGGCATATCCGGGCAAATGACTGAAAACGAAACTCAGTTTTTAGTAAAAGTAGGGCATGGAATCAGCTTCTCCTTTTTCCTTGTTTTTGTATTCGGATTAGCCGCTAACCGCACAATCAAGGCCAGTTCATGCGCGCCACCACCAATAGGGCCCAATTCAGAGATGGTCAGGTCATAACTATAGCTGACTTCAATTCTCTCCATTTGAAATCCAAGTACAACCACAACGGCATCCTGACTTATATTGTCTTTAACATTTTGCTGGATGGGTATCCCCCTGTACCAAAAACCTAAAACGACAGGCTCATACAAAAAGTAAGTTCCTATATCCAACTGGTCGAACATGCCCTGCTTTTTATAAACAAAAGATGGCATGATGGCAGCCGAGCGCTCACGCCTGAGCATGCCATCGTACAAGGGTATGCGAATGCCACCGTGCAGCGTTGTTTTGATTGGTATTGTGGCTTCTTCATCAATTAGCGAACGGTTGGGTCGGTTAAGGTGAGCCGCTGAAAAACCTAACCAAAGCATACGGCTATAAATCAACGCACCGGCACCAAAATCGAAATAGGTTGAGCTTTGGATGTTGCTATAATCGGCACTGGGTGGCAGGTTGCCATCACGGTCAAACTCCAACTGGTCTCCAAAAATCAGTTTGTTAAAGTCGATATTCCTGTTTCCAATGCCAAAGTTCAGACCGGAGGACAGCACAAACTTATCGGACATCTGCACCTTGTAAGCATATTGAAAGTTGATCTGCGTAGAGCGTAAGCCTGCCGTACCTGCTTTATCTACGGTAGCTAAAATTCCAATACCGCTGTTCAGGTGATCGAGACTATAATCATACGAAAATGCATATGTAACATAGCCTTGTGTAATGTTAGGCCATTGGTTACGGTGGTTGGCAATAAAGCGGTGATCGGTGCTTGTGCCACTAAAGGCTGGGTTTAGGTAAAGTGGTGCTGCATAGTATTGTGAAAATTCCGGATCCTGCGCATAGACCATGCTGATCAATAGAAAAAAAAGTATCGTTACTATATTTCTCATCACCGTATTAAATGGATATCCCCTACCCGGGTAATTACATTCCCGTTCTCATATTTAGCCGTGATCTTATAAACGTAAACATCCTGCGGACATAGTTTGCCCTTGTAGTATCCATCCCAACCCACATCGGCATTTTTAGTCTCAAACAAAAGTTCGCCCCACCGGTTAAAAACCATCATTTGAAATTCGGTAACACCCCGCATTATCGGAAGGAAATAATCATTGCGGCCATCACCACTACCGCTCCCGCCTAAACCGGGCGAGAATGCGTTAGGTATAAGAAGTTGGGCACCCCTCTGAACGCGCACGGCAGAAGCCAACGTTGTCGTGTCAGAACAACCGTTGGAATTTGACGCTACCAGTTTAATGGTATAATTACCCTCTTCATTGTAAACATATACCGGCTCCCGCTCCGTTGAAGTACCTCCATCCCCAAAATCCCACACATAACTGCTGGCGGCTAAACTCCTGTTGCTGGTGTATAATTTATCGCCCGGTATGTACAAAACTG is part of the Cyclobacteriaceae bacterium genome and harbors:
- a CDS encoding type IX secretion system membrane protein PorP/SprF, translating into MMRNIVTILFFLLISMVYAQDPEFSQYYAAPLYLNPAFSGTSTDHRFIANHRNQWPNITQGYVTYAFSYDYSLDHLNSGIGILATVDKAGTAGLRSTQINFQYAYKVQMSDKFVLSSGLNFGIGNRNIDFNKLIFGDQLEFDRDGNLPPSADYSNIQSSTYFDFGAGALIYSRMLWLGFSAAHLNRPNRSLIDEEATIPIKTTLHGGIRIPLYDGMLRRERSAAIMPSFVYKKQGMFDQLDIGTYFLYEPVVLGFWYRGIPIQQNVKDNISQDAVVVVLGFQMERIEVSYSYDLTISELGPIGGGAHELALIVRLAANPNTKTRKKEKLIPCPTFTKN